From a region of the Nonlabens dokdonensis DSW-6 genome:
- a CDS encoding TerC family protein, with the protein MIIWISFIVLVSIFLCLDLFVFNRNAHVIDTKEASKFTALWVGIALAFTAAVYFIYDHGYLNNPDDLTASNAALKYLTGYLIELSLSIDNIFVIAVIFKSFSIDQKYQHRVLFWGIVGALVFRALMILFGITLINKVSWTTYIFGAFLLYTAFKMLTSKEEEFDPKTSKIYKFSRKLFPVTDRIEGQQLFIKKMGKRIATPLFLALVVIELTDVLFALDSIPAILAITADPFIVFSSNILAIMGLRSMYFFLSNLLDKFQYIHYSLVAILAFVGVKMILVHHFHFPEWISLAVIFTSLLIGALFSIYYPTTKEEKKEQEKTLNTEKK; encoded by the coding sequence ATGATCATCTGGATATCTTTTATTGTTCTAGTTTCTATCTTTTTATGTCTTGACTTGTTTGTTTTTAATAGAAACGCTCATGTTATCGACACAAAAGAGGCTTCAAAGTTCACAGCCTTATGGGTAGGAATAGCTTTGGCATTTACAGCTGCGGTTTATTTTATCTATGATCATGGTTATTTAAATAATCCAGATGATCTTACAGCTAGTAATGCTGCTCTCAAATATTTGACGGGCTACCTCATTGAATTATCTCTGAGTATTGATAATATATTTGTCATAGCTGTCATTTTTAAGTCCTTTTCTATTGATCAAAAATACCAGCATCGAGTTCTTTTTTGGGGAATCGTAGGTGCCCTTGTATTTAGAGCTTTGATGATCTTATTTGGGATTACTCTTATTAATAAAGTAAGCTGGACTACCTATATTTTCGGAGCTTTTTTATTGTATACCGCTTTTAAAATGCTCACCAGCAAAGAAGAAGAGTTTGATCCCAAAACATCCAAAATATATAAATTTTCCAGAAAACTCTTCCCAGTAACCGATCGTATTGAAGGACAACAATTGTTTATCAAAAAAATGGGGAAGCGTATTGCAACACCTTTGTTTCTAGCGCTTGTAGTAATTGAATTGACTGATGTTTTATTTGCATTAGATTCCATTCCGGCGATACTTGCCATAACCGCGGATCCATTTATTGTTTTCTCCAGTAACATTCTTGCTATTATGGGATTGCGTAGTATGTACTTTTTCCTTTCTAACTTATTAGATAAGTTTCAATACATTCATTATAGCCTAGTGGCTATTTTAGCCTTTGTAGGTGTCAAAATGATACTAGTTCACCACTTTCACTTTCCAGAATGGATTTCGCTTGCAGTCATCTTTACTTCCTTACTTATAGGCGCACTTTTCTCCATCTACTATCCTACTACTAAAGAAGAAAAGAAAGAACAGGAAAAAACGTTGAATACAGAGAAAAAATAG
- a CDS encoding PIN domain-containing protein, with protein sequence MKYLLDTNICIHLFRGKFNLIEKFQEINLDDCAISEITLAELMFGAENSSNPKKNFKIIDSFSEQIRILPIFNAIQIYASEKVRLRKKGKND encoded by the coding sequence ATGAAATATCTTTTAGATACGAATATTTGTATTCACCTTTTTCGTGGAAAATTTAATCTAATTGAAAAATTTCAAGAGATTAATTTGGATGATTGTGCTATTTCAGAAATTACTCTTGCCGAATTGATGTTTGGAGCGGAAAATAGTTCAAACCCAAAAAAGAACTTCAAAATAATCGACAGTTTTTCAGAACAAATCAGAATTTTACCGATTTTTAATGCAATACAAATTTATGCGTCAGAAAAAGTAAGATTGAGAAAAAAAGGGAAAAATGATTAG
- a CDS encoding HPF/RaiA family ribosome-associated protein has translation MIQFSYIHVPTNRKLEQFAIKNFQSVMKQSNVLRVDVTFKRIFDLRNRVREVANVLVTTKDKNIICEIKSTKFKKSIEIATDSLTRKVNNGSDLLTA, from the coding sequence ATGATTCAATTCTCTTACATACACGTCCCTACAAATCGCAAATTAGAACAATTTGCAATTAAAAATTTTCAATCGGTAATGAAGCAATCCAATGTCCTACGAGTAGATGTTACCTTCAAAAGAATTTTTGATTTAAGAAACAGAGTTCGAGAAGTAGCTAATGTTTTAGTTACCACAAAAGATAAAAATATTATTTGTGAAATAAAGTCGACCAAATTTAAAAAGTCTATTGAAATAGCAACTGATTCCTTGACTAGAAAAGTTAATAACGGTAGCGATTTACTCACTGCCTAA
- a CDS encoding nitroreductase family protein — protein MSTNNKEIFKNTPVDHEIHELIKNRWSPRTFSDKPVSHKELQVLFEAGRWAPSSNNIQPWNIVWGIKGSVAYDRIMSVLVEFNQNWAKNAPVLLLGVVDTKTPKGDDNYHAPHDLGQFAANMAIQAQSMGIAMHQMAGLDYEKARKEFKFPDTYHVATAIAVGYYGGELSDVPEKLQDAETGERSRKQQNDFVFNGDYRETGDVKE, from the coding sequence ATGAGCACAAACAACAAAGAAATATTTAAGAACACGCCTGTAGATCATGAGATTCATGAATTAATTAAGAATAGATGGAGCCCACGTACGTTTTCTGACAAGCCAGTTTCTCACAAAGAGCTGCAAGTTTTATTTGAAGCAGGAAGATGGGCACCTAGTTCTAATAACATTCAACCATGGAACATCGTATGGGGAATTAAAGGTAGTGTAGCTTACGATCGTATCATGAGTGTGCTTGTCGAATTCAATCAAAATTGGGCTAAAAACGCTCCTGTATTACTTTTAGGAGTTGTGGACACAAAAACACCAAAGGGCGATGACAACTATCATGCACCACATGATTTAGGTCAGTTTGCAGCTAATATGGCTATTCAAGCGCAAAGCATGGGAATTGCTATGCATCAAATGGCTGGGCTAGATTATGAGAAAGCAAGAAAGGAATTTAAATTTCCTGATACCTATCATGTAGCGACTGCAATAGCAGTAGGATATTATGGTGGAGAGTTAAGTGACGTACCAGAAAAACTTCAAGATGCTGAAACCGGAGAAAGAAGTAGAAAACAGCAAAATGACTTTGTTTTTAATGGAGATTACAGAGAAACTGGTGACGTAAAAGAATAA
- a CDS encoding phosphoenolpyruvate carboxylase, translated as MSRLTRIERFENEVKSKYQIFNGIFMTLPFDQISNTGGLLPLFHELCVRGYAKGKNPTEIVEYFFERYMRDTDQQERESMLFRFIQYIERQVVLFDAIEDAAFGKVNNLDGRGSLRSVKDEAVALGKTQELTSYLKEFKVRPVLTAHPTQFYPGSVLGILNDLGQAIKANEIQQVKLLLSQLGKTPFFKKEKPTPFDEAISLIWYLENVFYFAMGNIYDYLKKHIEDAQEFKNQIVEIGFWPGGDRDGNPFVTTEITLNVAKRLRSTIFRNYYRDIRKLRRRLTFKGVEEQLSKMESRCYKAIFEKDVLDFTAQDLIDTMTSIRSMVIKEHNSLFLDQIDSFIHKIELFGFHFATLDIRQDSSAHDTVFDEILAFAKAELPSNYNDLSEVEKVNVLSKIEGTLRPDEFKEEYTQRTLSSIYAIKDIQERNGEKGCNRYIISNTQMASQIMEVYAMIRLCGMKEPNIDVVPLFETVPDLINAPDVMRKLYENEHYRAHLSRRGDKQDIMLGFSDGTKDGGYLMANWAIYKAKEALTRVSREYGVSIVFFDGRGGPPARGGGQTHQFYASMGTKIAAKEIQLTIQGQTISSKFGTLESCQFNLEQMISSGVSNAVYASDINDFSDKDKSTMDELSEISYKAYTDFKAHPQFLSYLEKMSTLKYYAKTNIGSRPSKRAGSTELRFKDLRAIPFVGSWSQLKQNVPGFYGVGTALEAMDKSGKWNDALDLYKNNKFFRTLLDNSMMSLTKSFFGLTAYMEHDPVYGEFWKLIYEEYKRSKKYMLKISGMSALMENERAGQASIETRENIVLPLLTIQQYALKMVQDIRSEVVTKDIETYERMVTRSLYGNINASRNSA; from the coding sequence ATGTCAAGACTTACAAGAATTGAGCGCTTTGAAAATGAAGTGAAATCCAAATATCAGATTTTCAATGGGATTTTTATGACTTTACCATTTGATCAAATCTCAAATACTGGTGGATTGTTACCATTGTTCCATGAATTGTGTGTGCGTGGTTATGCAAAAGGTAAAAACCCTACTGAAATCGTTGAATATTTCTTTGAACGTTACATGCGTGATACAGACCAGCAGGAACGGGAGTCCATGCTTTTTAGGTTTATTCAGTATATAGAACGTCAAGTCGTTTTATTTGATGCGATCGAGGATGCAGCCTTTGGAAAAGTAAATAATCTTGACGGCCGCGGTTCTTTGCGTAGTGTAAAAGACGAAGCCGTAGCTTTAGGTAAAACACAAGAATTAACGTCTTATTTAAAAGAATTTAAAGTAAGACCAGTGTTAACGGCACACCCAACTCAATTCTATCCTGGATCTGTTTTAGGGATTCTTAATGACTTAGGTCAGGCAATAAAGGCAAATGAAATCCAGCAAGTGAAGTTGTTGCTTTCTCAATTAGGAAAAACTCCATTCTTTAAAAAAGAGAAACCTACACCATTTGATGAGGCGATTAGTTTGATCTGGTATCTTGAAAATGTCTTCTATTTTGCAATGGGTAATATTTATGACTATTTAAAAAAACATATTGAAGATGCACAAGAGTTTAAAAACCAAATTGTTGAAATAGGTTTTTGGCCTGGTGGTGATCGAGATGGTAATCCATTTGTAACGACAGAAATCACGCTTAACGTTGCAAAAAGATTGCGTTCTACCATTTTTAGAAATTATTATCGGGACATACGTAAACTGCGTAGAAGACTTACTTTTAAAGGAGTAGAAGAACAACTTTCTAAAATGGAGAGCAGGTGCTATAAAGCTATTTTTGAAAAAGATGTTTTGGATTTTACTGCGCAAGACTTGATAGATACCATGACTAGCATACGCAGCATGGTAATTAAAGAGCACAATTCGTTGTTCTTAGATCAAATTGATAGTTTTATTCATAAGATTGAATTGTTTGGTTTTCATTTTGCGACCTTAGACATAAGACAAGACAGTAGTGCTCATGACACGGTTTTTGATGAGATTCTCGCTTTCGCGAAAGCGGAATTACCATCTAACTACAACGACTTATCAGAAGTTGAGAAAGTCAATGTACTTTCTAAAATAGAAGGCACTTTGCGTCCAGATGAATTTAAGGAAGAATACACGCAGCGCACTTTGAGTAGCATATATGCCATAAAGGATATTCAAGAACGCAATGGAGAAAAGGGTTGTAACCGCTATATCATCTCTAACACGCAAATGGCTTCTCAAATAATGGAAGTTTATGCCATGATACGTTTGTGCGGTATGAAGGAGCCCAACATAGATGTAGTTCCTTTATTTGAAACGGTTCCTGATTTGATCAATGCGCCAGACGTTATGCGCAAGTTGTATGAAAATGAACATTATAGAGCGCATTTAAGTCGAAGAGGAGATAAGCAAGACATTATGTTAGGCTTTAGTGATGGAACAAAAGATGGTGGTTACTTAATGGCTAATTGGGCTATTTACAAAGCCAAAGAGGCACTAACAAGAGTTTCACGAGAATATGGTGTTTCCATAGTGTTCTTTGATGGTAGAGGTGGACCACCAGCTAGAGGCGGCGGACAAACACATCAGTTCTATGCTTCTATGGGAACAAAAATCGCTGCAAAAGAAATACAACTCACTATTCAAGGACAGACGATAAGCTCAAAATTCGGAACTTTAGAAAGCTGTCAGTTCAATCTGGAGCAAATGATAAGTAGTGGCGTGAGCAATGCTGTATATGCAAGTGATATCAATGATTTCTCAGATAAAGATAAGTCCACGATGGACGAACTTTCTGAAATAAGTTACAAAGCATATACTGATTTTAAGGCGCATCCTCAATTTTTGTCTTATCTAGAAAAAATGAGCACGTTAAAGTATTATGCCAAAACTAACATAGGAAGCCGCCCTAGCAAGCGAGCTGGCAGCACAGAGTTGCGATTTAAGGATTTGAGAGCGATTCCGTTTGTAGGTTCTTGGAGTCAATTGAAACAAAATGTTCCTGGTTTCTATGGGGTAGGAACTGCTCTTGAGGCAATGGACAAATCTGGAAAATGGAATGATGCTCTTGACTTATATAAGAATAATAAGTTCTTCCGTACATTACTGGATAATAGCATGATGAGTCTAACTAAGTCATTCTTTGGTTTAACTGCTTATATGGAACATGATCCCGTTTATGGTGAGTTCTGGAAACTGATTTATGAAGAATACAAGCGTTCTAAAAAGTACATGTTGAAGATATCTGGAATGAGTGCACTAATGGAGAATGAACGAGCTGGTCAAGCGAGTATTGAAACACGCGAGAATATCGTATTGCCATTGTTAACTATACAGCAATATGCATTAAAAATGGTTCAGGACATACGTTCTGAAGTAGTTACTAAAGACATAGAAACCTATGAGCGTATGGTAACGCGATCACTTTATGGAAATATCAACGCCAGCCGTAATTCTGCTTAA
- a CDS encoding acyl carrier protein — MQENEIQQELFKIVKVYLPQDVKEDAVKLDSHLMQDLGINSAHLVDIALDVEDAFDITLNEKDMEEMQTVSDAIKIVSLKTS; from the coding sequence ATGCAAGAAAACGAAATACAACAAGAACTTTTTAAAATAGTAAAAGTATACCTGCCACAAGATGTTAAAGAAGATGCTGTAAAACTGGACAGCCATTTAATGCAAGATTTAGGTATTAATAGCGCACATCTTGTAGATATAGCTCTGGATGTAGAAGATGCGTTTGATATCACTTTAAATGAAAAGGATATGGAAGAAATGCAAACGGTAAGTGATGCCATTAAAATAGTATCGCTTAAAACATCCTAA
- a CDS encoding beta-ketoacyl-[acyl-carrier-protein] synthase family protein, with amino-acid sequence MIKNTKNRVVVTGMGVVAPNAVGVSAFAKALQEQTSGIRFDPQLAELNFGCQVSGTPQITEELLAKNFTSLQLRGLKASGLVYGVIAGKEAFADAGLEMASADDALSEMGIIFGTGQSGGEKFREAIHLIDDGRVRRLGSTSVIQTMTSGISAWLAGELGCGNMVTSNSSACCTGTEAFLMGYERIAAGKATQMLVGSTSDSGPYIWGGFDAMRILPTKYNDDPENASRPLSNDAAGFVPGSGAGAFILESLESAQKRGATIYAEVLGGALNSGGHRGDGSMTAPNGKAVQECIQLALKDAQVASTAIDVINGHLTATSKDAFEIENWSEALQRKGLDFPAINTYKSLIGHCLAAAGSVELVGAVLQIKHQQCYGNTNITKLHSEITDIIDSKCVPTKTQKMKIDVLAKASFGFGDVNACVILKKYDS; translated from the coding sequence ATGATAAAGAATACGAAAAATAGAGTAGTAGTAACAGGAATGGGTGTTGTGGCACCTAATGCTGTTGGTGTTTCCGCTTTCGCGAAAGCGTTACAAGAACAAACCTCTGGAATACGATTTGATCCACAATTAGCTGAATTAAACTTCGGTTGTCAAGTCTCTGGAACGCCACAAATTACTGAGGAATTACTTGCCAAAAACTTCACGTCATTACAGTTAAGAGGCTTAAAAGCTAGCGGTTTAGTTTATGGAGTGATTGCTGGAAAAGAAGCCTTTGCAGACGCTGGTTTAGAAATGGCAAGTGCCGATGATGCCTTATCAGAAATGGGAATTATTTTCGGTACAGGACAAAGCGGCGGCGAGAAATTTAGAGAAGCCATTCATCTCATAGACGATGGCAGAGTGCGCCGGTTGGGAAGTACCAGCGTGATTCAAACCATGACTAGTGGTATAAGTGCATGGCTGGCTGGTGAATTGGGTTGCGGTAATATGGTTACCAGTAATTCCAGCGCTTGTTGTACAGGAACTGAAGCTTTTCTGATGGGTTATGAACGTATTGCAGCAGGAAAAGCGACACAAATGTTAGTAGGTTCTACCAGCGATTCTGGACCTTATATTTGGGGTGGATTTGATGCAATGCGCATTCTTCCTACTAAGTATAATGATGATCCAGAGAATGCAAGCAGGCCTTTATCAAATGACGCAGCAGGTTTTGTTCCAGGATCTGGTGCAGGTGCTTTTATTTTAGAGAGTTTAGAAAGTGCTCAAAAAAGAGGAGCAACCATATATGCTGAAGTGTTAGGTGGAGCATTAAATTCTGGTGGTCATCGTGGTGATGGATCTATGACAGCGCCTAATGGTAAGGCTGTTCAAGAATGTATTCAACTTGCTCTAAAAGATGCTCAAGTTGCATCAACAGCTATAGATGTTATTAACGGCCATCTTACAGCGACTTCTAAAGATGCTTTTGAAATTGAAAATTGGTCAGAGGCTTTACAAAGAAAAGGATTAGATTTTCCAGCAATCAACACCTATAAATCATTAATAGGTCACTGTCTGGCAGCTGCTGGAAGTGTCGAGTTAGTAGGAGCAGTGTTGCAAATAAAACACCAGCAATGCTATGGAAATACTAATATAACGAAGCTTCATTCAGAAATAACTGATATAATTGATTCAAAATGTGTTCCTACTAAGACTCAAAAGATGAAAATTGATGTTCTGGCAAAGGCGAGTTTTGGTTTTGGGGATGTAAACGCTTGTGTAATTCTCAAAAAATACGATTCCTAA
- a CDS encoding POTRA domain-containing protein yields the protein MIKYTFALLLFLTVGTITAQEVMISKIEFEGLKRTKESFLRRLVKVQPQSTLDLKLIETDVERLNRLPGIAKAVYILDQTDPDQIVLIYEVTENFTIIPGVRASQANDDSFAFRLSVFEFNFMGENQIIGGYYGRNIFDSYGAFWEAPYLFTNKLGIGINYQNNVLREPIFFDNDNTVNYKFDSRTAEVYALYELNFHNNFQLGVRYANQEFDFLDGIMTADVPENLTAQKWSAIAEYENNHLVIDYQYFSGYRNFTSLEYVTGGEGLLADELIAQTDFEYFKKVGARGNWASRLQLSYATFNESRFAPFTLDNQINIRGAGNSAGRGTAEVVLNTEYRHTLYEKDWFVLQSNTFLDVGSWRKPNGSLNDLVNGETLKINPGLGIRFIHKRIFNAVIRFDYGFGIGSNATNGFVFGIGQYF from the coding sequence ATGATCAAATACACCTTTGCCTTACTTCTGTTTTTAACCGTTGGGACAATTACCGCTCAAGAAGTGATGATTTCTAAAATTGAATTTGAAGGTTTGAAAAGAACTAAAGAATCATTTTTGAGAAGGCTTGTGAAAGTTCAACCACAAAGTACATTAGACCTTAAGCTTATAGAAACAGATGTTGAACGGCTCAACCGTTTGCCCGGAATTGCAAAGGCTGTTTACATACTAGATCAAACCGATCCTGATCAAATTGTACTTATTTATGAAGTCACTGAAAACTTCACGATCATTCCAGGCGTAAGAGCTTCACAAGCAAATGATGATAGTTTTGCTTTCCGATTATCAGTTTTTGAATTTAATTTTATGGGTGAGAATCAGATTATAGGTGGTTATTATGGACGTAATATTTTTGATTCTTACGGTGCTTTTTGGGAAGCTCCTTACCTATTTACCAACAAATTAGGAATAGGAATTAATTATCAAAATAACGTTTTAAGGGAACCAATTTTCTTTGATAATGATAACACGGTGAATTATAAGTTTGACAGTCGCACAGCAGAAGTCTATGCACTCTATGAACTTAATTTTCACAATAACTTTCAATTGGGCGTGCGTTATGCAAATCAAGAATTTGATTTCTTAGATGGTATTATGACTGCTGATGTACCAGAAAATCTTACAGCTCAAAAATGGAGCGCTATAGCCGAATATGAAAACAATCATCTAGTAATTGATTACCAATATTTTTCTGGTTATAGGAATTTTACCTCTTTAGAATATGTGACTGGTGGAGAAGGTTTACTGGCTGATGAATTAATCGCTCAAACTGATTTTGAATATTTTAAAAAAGTAGGTGCTAGAGGAAATTGGGCGAGCCGTTTACAATTATCTTATGCTACCTTTAATGAGTCCCGATTTGCTCCATTTACATTAGATAACCAAATTAATATAAGAGGTGCTGGAAATAGCGCAGGACGTGGCACTGCAGAAGTTGTCCTTAATACAGAATACCGTCATACGTTATATGAAAAAGACTGGTTTGTTTTACAGAGCAATACTTTCCTAGACGTGGGAAGCTGGAGAAAACCTAATGGGAGCTTGAATGACCTTGTAAACGGTGAAACCTTAAAAATTAACCCAGGTTTGGGAATACGATTTATTCATAAACGTATCTTTAATGCGGTAATACGTTTTGACTATGGTTTTGGAATAGGAAGCAACGCAACTAATGGCTTTGTTTTTGGTATAGGTCAATACTTTTAA
- a CDS encoding DUF547 domain-containing protein has protein sequence MKTILFLTSSLFLLSCNTAKESKDETPYTAELVEMNNNEMNAMNAQQGPKENTLEVYSNLKEIDHSLFDQVLKKYVTKNGSVNYAGLKKNPANLKSYIKTLEAANPDKSWSRKALLAYYMNAYNAMTLDLIISNYPTESIKDIKNPWEQKNWSINGKPISLEEIEHDILRKMNEPRIHFGINCASFSCPQLPNEAFTAQKVDQQLEKLAIQFINDSRRNEITKDRVEVSKIFRWFSEDFTKNGDLIDFLNKYSTLKINEDAKIKYMDYNWELND, from the coding sequence ATGAAAACGATCCTATTTCTTACTTCATCATTGTTTCTTCTTTCTTGCAATACGGCAAAAGAAAGTAAAGACGAAACACCGTACACGGCAGAACTTGTTGAGATGAACAATAACGAGATGAATGCTATGAATGCTCAACAAGGTCCTAAAGAAAATACCTTAGAAGTCTATTCTAATCTAAAAGAAATAGACCACAGCTTATTTGATCAGGTATTGAAAAAATATGTGACCAAAAATGGCAGCGTTAATTATGCTGGATTAAAAAAGAATCCGGCCAACTTAAAAAGTTATATCAAAACACTTGAAGCTGCAAATCCTGATAAATCATGGAGTCGCAAAGCTTTACTTGCTTATTACATGAATGCTTATAACGCGATGACATTAGACCTTATCATAAGCAATTACCCTACAGAAAGTATTAAAGACATCAAAAACCCTTGGGAACAGAAAAATTGGAGCATTAACGGGAAACCTATAAGTCTTGAAGAAATAGAACATGATATCTTAAGAAAAATGAACGAGCCTCGTATTCATTTTGGAATCAATTGTGCCTCTTTTTCTTGTCCGCAATTGCCTAATGAAGCCTTTACTGCTCAAAAAGTAGATCAGCAACTTGAAAAACTGGCTATTCAATTTATCAATGACTCCAGAAGAAATGAAATTACTAAAGATCGTGTAGAAGTTTCTAAAATCTTTAGATGGTTCAGCGAAGACTTTACTAAAAATGGCGATCTAATTGATTTTCTCAATAAGTATAGCACCTTGAAAATCAATGAAGATGCTAAAATAAAATATATGGATTATAATTGGGAATTGAATGATTAA
- a CDS encoding 3-hydroxyacyl-ACP dehydratase FabZ family protein → MLLNPLEKIVANLPYGDGFKFVDQLLELDEESVIGIYRFRESEYFYKHHFINNPITPGVILIECMAQIGLACLGSYLMRENEGNPQFVFTENHINFLNTVVPETTVIVSAKKEYFRFGKLKVVVQMMDENENKIAEGWMSGMIVNE, encoded by the coding sequence ATGCTCTTAAATCCATTAGAAAAAATAGTAGCTAACCTTCCATATGGCGATGGATTCAAATTTGTGGATCAGTTGTTAGAATTGGATGAAGAAAGTGTGATAGGTATTTACCGCTTTCGCGAAAGCGAATATTTCTACAAACATCATTTTATAAATAACCCAATAACGCCTGGTGTTATTCTCATAGAATGTATGGCGCAAATAGGTCTCGCCTGTTTAGGAAGTTACTTAATGCGAGAAAATGAAGGGAATCCTCAATTTGTTTTTACTGAGAATCATATCAACTTCTTAAATACGGTTGTACCAGAAACTACGGTAATCGTGAGTGCAAAAAAAGAATATTTCCGTTTTGGAAAGTTAAAAGTAGTCGTTCAAATGATGGACGAAAACGAAAACAAAATCGCTGAAGGCTGGATGAGTGGTATGATAGTGAATGAGTAA
- a CDS encoding SDR family oxidoreductase yields the protein MVNDFKNKYALILGGSSGLGYASALKLAQHGMNLIIFYRASRLQADEIEARFEKLRSLNIQLLTVNSDATRENKLSENLLKIKGFLNDHKLSVFLHSISKGNLKPMTGDNTLSSNDFQQTIHSMGISLYSWTKALFEAHLFAKPAKILSFTSEGSTRPMKSYAAVSAAKATLEAINRSIAIEFAPYQITSNCIQAGVTDTLSLSMIPMYEELKQESLKRNPHGELTTPERVANVVYLMSREEASWITGTIIKVDGGESLQ from the coding sequence ATGGTAAATGACTTTAAAAATAAGTATGCGTTAATCTTAGGAGGCAGCAGCGGTTTGGGTTATGCGAGTGCCTTGAAGTTGGCTCAGCATGGCATGAATCTTATTATCTTTTATCGTGCCTCAAGATTGCAAGCTGATGAAATAGAAGCGAGATTTGAAAAGTTAAGATCTTTAAATATTCAATTACTCACTGTTAATAGTGATGCTACTAGAGAAAATAAGCTATCAGAAAACTTATTAAAAATAAAGGGTTTTTTGAACGATCATAAGTTAAGTGTCTTTCTTCATAGTATTTCAAAGGGTAATTTAAAGCCTATGACAGGCGACAACACACTTTCTTCAAATGATTTTCAGCAAACGATTCATTCTATGGGAATAAGTCTATACAGTTGGACAAAAGCGCTTTTTGAAGCTCATTTATTTGCGAAACCTGCTAAAATCTTAAGTTTTACCAGTGAAGGTAGCACGCGACCTATGAAATCTTATGCTGCTGTAAGCGCAGCAAAAGCTACTTTAGAAGCTATTAATAGAAGTATTGCGATAGAATTTGCACCATATCAAATTACTTCCAACTGTATTCAAGCCGGTGTAACGGACACATTGAGTTTGAGTATGATACCCATGTATGAAGAATTGAAACAAGAAAGTTTGAAAAGGAATCCGCATGGAGAATTAACCACTCCAGAACGAGTAGCAAATGTGGTATATTTAATGAGTAGGGAAGAGGCCAGCTGGATCACTGGAACTATTATAAAAGTTGATGGTGGTGAGAGTTTGCAGTAA